Proteins encoded together in one Clostridia bacterium window:
- a CDS encoding stage III sporulation protein AB, producing MGAFLVFLACGALGLVLAGNLVRRQEILRELQVALQLLETEIAYAAMPLPEAFLRVAQKCRFPLRRLFAVAGRALEERRGIAADEAWQAGLAELRAVAPLEEEDLAVLVDLGRGLGWGDKEDQVRKLELARTQLRHLEQRAAEARSRQARIWQALGFLGGAAVIVLLYW from the coding sequence ATGGGAGCCTTCCTGGTTTTCCTGGCCTGCGGTGCCCTGGGCCTGGTTCTGGCGGGCAATCTGGTTCGGCGCCAGGAGATCCTGCGGGAGCTTCAGGTGGCCCTCCAGCTTCTGGAGACCGAAATCGCCTACGCGGCCATGCCCCTGCCCGAAGCCTTCCTCCGGGTAGCACAGAAATGCCGCTTCCCCCTGCGCCGGCTCTTTGCCGTGGCCGGCAGGGCACTGGAGGAGCGCCGGGGCATCGCGGCCGATGAGGCCTGGCAGGCGGGCCTGGCCGAACTCCGGGCCGTCGCCCCTCTGGAGGAGGAGGACCTGGCCGTGCTGGTGGATTTGGGTCGGGGCCTGGGATGGGGAGACAAGGAGGACCAGGTGAGAAAGCTGGAACTGGCACGAACGCAGCTGCGACATCTGGAGCAAAGGGCGGCCGAGGCCAGGTCCCGCCAGGCCAGGATATGGCAGGCCCTGGGGTTCCTGGGCGGGGCGGCGGTCATCGTGCTCCTGTACTGGTAA
- the spoIIIAD gene encoding stage III sporulation protein AD — translation MQVAQIVGLALIAAVLLVVVRQQRPELGLLLSVAAGAVIFLLVLEQVGRVTEVLERLASAARVDRLYLGTLLKIIGVSYLAEFGAQVCRDAGEQAVASRVEMAAKVIIVVLALPIVVAVVDTVMRLLP, via the coding sequence GTGCAGGTGGCTCAGATCGTGGGTTTGGCCCTCATCGCCGCGGTGCTGCTGGTTGTGGTCCGCCAGCAACGGCCGGAACTGGGGCTGCTCCTGAGCGTGGCCGCCGGAGCGGTGATCTTTCTCTTAGTGCTGGAGCAGGTCGGCAGGGTAACCGAGGTGCTGGAAAGGCTGGCCTCAGCCGCGCGGGTAGACCGCCTCTACCTGGGGACGCTCCTCAAGATTATCGGCGTGAGCTACCTGGCAGAGTTCGGGGCCCAGGTATGCCGGGACGCCGGGGAGCAGGCGGTGGCCTCCCGCGTAGAAATGGCGGCCAAGGTGATCATCGTGGTGCTGGCCCTGCCCATTGTGGTTGCGGTTGTGGACACCGTGATGAGGTTGCTCCCATGA
- the spoIIIAA gene encoding stage III sporulation protein AA, producing the protein MATTGLADRLPKEILPFVAPPVREALRRLAPEVLGELEEIRLRVQRPLAVVTAAATRFVTAEGQLTVDARRAYAVSGEDLKFTLEAVSRSSWYALTEQLREGYLTLPGGHRLGLAGEAVRGEERVAGMKHVASLNLRLAREVLDCSLGVLAWLWDRSAGLPCHTLVLSPPRAGKTTFLRDLVRHLSAGVPHLGILPSSVGLVDERGEIAACFEGIPQNEVGPCTDVLSGWPKAQGMLVLLRALSPRVIATDEMGGPQDLAALWEVLNAGVRVVATVHAADLEELQRRPAWRQFLESGGFERFVVLSRRLGPGTVEAVRDRSGRVLFRGPWRASLRPAAAEGRV; encoded by the coding sequence TTGGCAACTACCGGCTTGGCCGATCGCCTGCCAAAGGAGATCCTGCCCTTTGTGGCACCGCCGGTACGGGAGGCTCTGCGCCGTCTGGCGCCGGAGGTGCTGGGGGAGCTGGAAGAGATAAGGCTCCGGGTGCAAAGACCCCTGGCGGTGGTTACCGCCGCGGCCACGCGTTTTGTAACCGCCGAAGGGCAGCTGACCGTAGACGCGAGACGGGCGTACGCGGTGAGCGGAGAGGACCTGAAGTTTACTCTGGAAGCGGTCAGCCGCAGTTCCTGGTACGCCCTGACCGAGCAATTGCGCGAGGGCTATCTCACCCTGCCCGGCGGCCATCGTTTGGGACTGGCCGGAGAGGCGGTAAGGGGGGAGGAGCGGGTGGCCGGCATGAAGCACGTGGCCAGCCTTAACCTTCGCCTGGCGCGGGAGGTCTTGGATTGTAGCCTGGGTGTGCTGGCCTGGCTGTGGGATCGGAGCGCCGGGCTACCCTGCCACACTCTGGTACTATCCCCTCCCCGGGCGGGCAAGACCACCTTCCTGCGCGACCTGGTGCGACACCTGAGTGCCGGAGTACCCCACCTGGGAATATTGCCTTCCAGCGTGGGCCTGGTGGACGAGCGGGGAGAAATCGCCGCCTGCTTCGAGGGGATACCGCAGAACGAGGTCGGCCCATGCACCGACGTGCTTTCCGGATGGCCTAAGGCTCAGGGAATGCTGGTACTGCTTCGGGCACTGTCTCCCCGCGTGATAGCCACCGACGAGATGGGCGGGCCGCAGGACCTGGCCGCGCTCTGGGAGGTGTTGAATGCCGGGGTCCGGGTGGTGGCTACGGTGCACGCTGCGGATCTGGAGGAACTCCAGCGCCGGCCGGCCTGGCGGCAGTTCCTGGAATCCGGAGGGTTTGAACGCTTTGTGGTGCTGAGCCGGCGTCTGGGGCCGGGTACGGTGGAGGCGGTGCGTGACCGCTCCGGCCGGGTGCTGTTTCGGGGGCCGTGGCGGGCCTCGCTCCGACCGGCCGCCGCCGAGGGGAGGGTCTAA
- the spoIIIAE gene encoding stage III sporulation protein AE, which produces MRTGYAWLVGGLLLLWLSWAEVAQAETPPAVEGLLERLDFGRAEAMLSDLEAGRGGFWPQLNVRTILADLAAGRTVLDPRALFSSLGRFLGGELLASARVMGQLVVLAVLCAVLHNLQAAFERRTVGEIAYLVVLLALLVLALGSFSSAMQIGREAVDRMTVFMQALLPGLLTILTAMGGMASSAIVHPLIMGCLALGGTLVRDVVLPLLFLAAALNIVGRVSERFQVTRLADTLKSLAVIALGLFITLAVGIITVQGAAAGAVDSLTLRTAKFASTAFVPVIGKTLTDAVEAVASASLLVQSAAGLLGVVGLLGLALFPALKIGVLALIFHLTAALVQPFGDNRISDALAAMGGTLGLAFAVVLAVALFFFLALSVLAGLGNLKALWW; this is translated from the coding sequence ATGAGAACCGGCTATGCGTGGCTCGTCGGAGGCCTATTGCTTCTGTGGCTCTCCTGGGCGGAGGTGGCCCAAGCAGAAACTCCCCCGGCGGTGGAAGGTTTGTTGGAAAGGCTGGACTTCGGCCGGGCCGAAGCCATGCTTTCCGACCTGGAGGCAGGAAGGGGAGGGTTCTGGCCGCAGTTAAACGTCAGGACCATCCTGGCCGATCTGGCCGCCGGCCGGACGGTGCTGGACCCGCGGGCCCTGTTCTCTTCCCTGGGAAGGTTCCTGGGGGGCGAGTTGCTGGCCAGCGCCCGGGTGATGGGGCAATTGGTGGTGCTGGCGGTTCTATGTGCGGTGCTGCATAATCTGCAGGCGGCTTTCGAGCGCCGCACCGTAGGGGAGATCGCCTACCTGGTCGTGCTTCTCGCCCTGCTGGTTTTGGCCCTGGGTTCGTTTTCTTCCGCCATGCAGATCGGCCGGGAAGCGGTGGACCGGATGACCGTCTTCATGCAGGCCTTGCTGCCCGGTCTGCTTACTATCTTGACCGCCATGGGAGGAATGGCCAGTTCGGCCATTGTCCACCCGCTGATCATGGGGTGCCTGGCCCTGGGTGGAACCCTGGTGCGAGACGTAGTGCTGCCCCTGCTGTTTCTGGCGGCCGCCCTCAACATCGTGGGACGGGTATCGGAGCGGTTTCAGGTTACCCGGCTGGCCGACACCCTCAAGAGCCTGGCGGTCATCGCCCTGGGCTTATTCATAACTCTGGCGGTGGGAATCATTACCGTTCAGGGCGCGGCGGCCGGTGCGGTGGACAGCCTCACCCTGCGCACGGCCAAGTTCGCTTCCACCGCCTTCGTCCCGGTAATCGGCAAGACGCTGACCGATGCCGTAGAGGCGGTAGCCAGTGCCTCCCTGTTGGTTCAGAGCGCCGCCGGGCTGCTCGGTGTGGTGGGGCTGCTGGGCCTGGCCCTCTTTCCCGCCCTCAAGATAGGGGTGCTGGCACTGATCTTTCACCTTACCGCCGCCCTGGTACAGCCCTTCGGCGATAACCGCATTAGCGACGCCCTGGCGGCCATGGGCGGTACTCTGGGCCTGGCCTTTGCGGTGGTGCTCGCCGTAGCCCTGTTCTTCTTCTTAGCCTTGAGCGTCTTGGCCGGGCTGGGCAACCTCAAAGCCCTGTGGTGGTAG
- the efp gene encoding elongation factor P produces MISTNDFRTGVKIEVDGELYAVVEFQHVKPGKGAAFVRTKLRNLRTGAVIERTFRAGEKVPQVRVERREMQYLYNDGENYVFMDTSNYEQLSLPREKLEDATQFLKDDMLVYVLLYEGETIGVELPNFVELRVVHTEPGVRGDTVSGGTKPATLETGAVVQVPLFVEEGDVIRIDTRTGEYIERV; encoded by the coding sequence GTGATTTCCACCAACGACTTCCGGACCGGGGTGAAGATCGAGGTAGACGGCGAGCTCTACGCAGTGGTGGAGTTCCAGCACGTCAAGCCCGGCAAGGGCGCGGCCTTCGTGCGTACCAAGCTGCGCAACCTGCGTACGGGAGCGGTAATCGAGCGTACCTTTCGGGCGGGCGAGAAGGTTCCCCAGGTCCGGGTGGAGCGGCGGGAAATGCAGTACCTCTACAACGACGGCGAGAACTACGTCTTCATGGACACCTCGAATTACGAGCAGCTCTCTCTGCCCCGGGAAAAGTTGGAAGATGCTACCCAGTTCCTGAAAGACGACATGCTGGTCTATGTACTGCTCTATGAGGGTGAGACCATAGGCGTGGAGCTCCCCAACTTTGTGGAGTTGAGGGTGGTGCATACGGAGCCCGGTGTCAGGGGAGACACGGTCAGCGGAGGGACCAAGCCGGCCACGCTGGAGACCGGTGCCGTGGTCCAGGTACCCCTCTTTGTCGAGGAAGGCGACGTGATACGGATCGATACCCGGACCGGAGAGTATATCGAACGCGTGTAG
- a CDS encoding SpoIIIAH-like family protein: protein MMLITRKETLASVALLVLAGVFLYLGFTEGRPSWTELTQAPVTTGVEPRDTAAERSEAGKPQAEAGRATNLPQPAANPLEGKRAEALKQKTGEEFFVEYRLERDRVRSQEIQMLREVINNPNSTPEAKNEAQQRLIRLTEYMDQEVQLEALLQAKGYPDAAVLIQPSTVNVIVRAPELKPEDLNRIGELVARTTGRKQEEVVIIPWP, encoded by the coding sequence ATGATGCTGATTACCCGAAAAGAGACCTTGGCCTCGGTGGCCTTGCTGGTCCTGGCCGGAGTTTTCCTCTACCTGGGTTTTACCGAGGGCCGACCCTCCTGGACCGAACTCACCCAGGCCCCGGTCACTACCGGCGTTGAGCCCCGGGATACGGCGGCCGAACGGTCCGAGGCCGGGAAACCTCAGGCCGAGGCCGGCCGGGCTACGAACTTGCCGCAGCCGGCGGCCAACCCCCTGGAGGGGAAGCGGGCAGAGGCGCTGAAGCAGAAGACGGGCGAGGAATTCTTCGTGGAATACCGCCTGGAAAGAGACCGCGTGCGCAGCCAGGAAATACAAATGCTGCGTGAGGTAATAAATAATCCCAATTCGACTCCCGAGGCCAAGAACGAGGCGCAGCAACGCCTGATTCGCCTTACCGAATACATGGATCAGGAAGTGCAACTGGAAGCCCTGCTTCAGGCCAAGGGTTATCCCGACGCCGCAGTGCTGATCCAACCCTCCACCGTCAACGTGATCGTACGCGCTCCGGAGCTCAAGCCCGAGGACCTCAACCGCATCGGAGAGCTGGTGGCCCGCACCACCGGCCGCAAGCAGGAGGAAGTAGTGATAATCCCGTGGCCGTAA
- a CDS encoding AraC family transcriptional regulator encodes MATADLKEKMAYLQGMVSGLGLDTTTREGQIMQQVLELLDSLVGAVTELQKAQEETEEYLESVDQDLFRLEDEVYGPEEREEDDEEPEHVEVECPECRETVCFDPELLEDEGEVEVNCPQCGTVVFTTQAGTWAQRVDAQESAPAPEGQA; translated from the coding sequence ATGGCAACGGCGGACCTGAAGGAAAAGATGGCCTACCTCCAGGGCATGGTTTCCGGGTTGGGTTTGGATACCACCACCCGGGAAGGCCAGATAATGCAGCAGGTGCTTGAGTTGCTCGACAGTCTGGTAGGGGCGGTAACCGAGCTGCAGAAAGCTCAGGAGGAAACCGAGGAGTACCTGGAGAGCGTCGATCAGGACCTCTTTCGTCTGGAGGACGAGGTGTACGGCCCGGAGGAACGAGAGGAAGACGACGAGGAGCCGGAGCACGTGGAAGTGGAGTGCCCAGAGTGTCGGGAGACCGTCTGCTTCGACCCCGAACTCCTCGAGGACGAGGGTGAGGTAGAGGTGAACTGTCCCCAGTGCGGTACGGTGGTATTCACCACCCAGGCCGGCACGTGGGCGCAAAGGGTTGACGCGCAGGAAAGCGCTCCCGCCCCGGAGGGTCAGGCCTAG
- a CDS encoding TldD/PmbA family protein, with the protein MSGDFGREKDIVWDLVAQAQRRGARAAEAYFSEEEETGIEVRDQKVEDLKIAREQGVGLRVLMGRQPGFAYTTDLSGDGLVRLVEEALANAAAASEDPYQVLPGPAVYPENLDLYDPSLERTPPDAKVELALRLEQAGRSLDPRVRLTETASYEESRYRVVLANSNGLLAAYRGAHCGLSAVFVAAQDGDHETGFAFQYRTRYADLDPEGVGRQAASRAVEMLGARPITPRRATVVMDPYVAINFLGLLIPSFSADAVQKGRSLLADKRGRKVAGGAVTVVDDGLLPGGLASAPFDGEGVPCRRNLLLEAGIVSNFMHNSYTAARAGEETTGNAARGSFRSLPGVGTTNCYLQPGGEHPAALIRGVGSGLYLTEVLGMHTANPVSGDFSVGAAGRLIENGELTAPVRGITVAGNILEWLGAIEACGRDLTFLGSTGAPTILVGRLTVSG; encoded by the coding sequence ATGAGCGGGGATTTCGGACGGGAAAAGGATATCGTGTGGGATCTGGTGGCACAGGCGCAGCGGCGCGGGGCCCGGGCGGCAGAGGCGTATTTCTCCGAAGAGGAAGAGACCGGGATCGAAGTCCGGGATCAGAAGGTCGAGGATCTGAAGATCGCCCGCGAGCAGGGCGTGGGATTGAGGGTGCTCATGGGTCGACAGCCGGGTTTCGCCTACACCACCGACCTTTCCGGTGATGGGCTGGTGCGGCTGGTGGAGGAAGCGCTGGCCAATGCCGCGGCGGCCAGCGAGGATCCTTACCAGGTCTTGCCCGGACCGGCGGTCTACCCGGAAAACCTCGACCTCTATGACCCGAGCCTGGAGCGTACGCCGCCGGACGCGAAGGTGGAGCTGGCGCTGCGCCTGGAACAGGCCGGGCGAAGTCTCGACCCCCGCGTGCGTCTTACCGAGACCGCCAGTTACGAGGAGAGCCGCTACCGGGTGGTACTGGCCAACTCTAACGGGCTCCTCGCCGCCTACCGGGGCGCTCACTGTGGCCTCAGCGCGGTATTCGTCGCCGCTCAAGACGGTGACCACGAAACCGGGTTTGCCTTTCAATACCGCACCAGGTATGCCGACCTGGACCCGGAGGGTGTGGGTCGGCAGGCTGCTTCCCGGGCGGTAGAAATGCTGGGCGCCCGGCCGATTACTCCCCGGCGGGCGACGGTGGTCATGGATCCCTACGTGGCCATCAACTTCCTTGGCCTGCTGATTCCTTCCTTCAGCGCCGATGCGGTGCAAAAAGGCCGCTCGCTGTTGGCCGACAAACGGGGCCGGAAGGTAGCCGGTGGGGCGGTTACCGTAGTGGACGACGGCCTGCTTCCCGGGGGCCTGGCCTCCGCACCGTTCGACGGGGAAGGAGTACCCTGCCGCCGCAACCTCCTCCTGGAGGCGGGGATAGTCAGCAACTTCATGCACAACAGCTATACCGCCGCCCGGGCCGGAGAGGAGACTACCGGCAACGCGGCGCGGGGTTCTTTTCGCAGCCTGCCCGGAGTGGGAACCACCAACTGCTACCTGCAGCCGGGCGGAGAGCACCCGGCAGCCCTGATCAGGGGAGTGGGTTCGGGGCTTTATCTCACCGAGGTCCTGGGCATGCATACCGCCAACCCGGTCTCAGGGGACTTTTCCGTGGGCGCGGCGGGCCGCCTCATCGAGAACGGCGAGTTAACCGCGCCGGTGAGAGGCATTACGGTAGCCGGTAACATCCTGGAATGGCTGGGCGCGATCGAGGCCTGCGGTCGAGACCTTACCTTTCTGGGAAGCACCGGAGCCCCCACCATCCTGGTGGGACGGCTTACCGTAAGCGGCTAG
- the spoIIIAC gene encoding stage III sporulation protein AC produces MNIELIFRIAGVGILAAVLHTVLKQAGKEELAHLVTLAGVALVLMWVVQLLAQLFEQVRSVFYLY; encoded by the coding sequence ATGAACATCGAACTCATCTTCCGGATTGCCGGGGTAGGCATTTTGGCCGCAGTACTTCACACCGTATTGAAACAGGCGGGCAAGGAAGAGTTGGCCCACCTGGTCACTCTGGCCGGCGTGGCCCTGGTGCTGATGTGGGTGGTGCAGTTGCTGGCCCAGCTTTTCGAGCAGGTGCGGTCCGTCTTTTATCTTTACTGA
- the aroQ gene encoding type II 3-dehydroquinate dehydratase gives MRVLILHGPNLNLLGEREPGVYGTVTLEEVNRRLRERAHTLGVELEVFQSNHEGELIDRLHEARHRVQAVVINPGALTHYSLALHDAIKAVDLPAVEVHLSNIYAREDFRRLSVVAPAATGQIAGFGVMSYLLALEAAVYLAKGEPPS, from the coding sequence CTGCGCGTACTGATTCTGCACGGGCCCAACCTGAATCTCCTGGGCGAGAGGGAACCCGGGGTGTACGGCACCGTCACCCTCGAGGAAGTTAACCGCCGGCTCCGGGAGCGGGCGCATACGCTGGGTGTGGAGCTGGAGGTTTTCCAGTCCAACCATGAGGGGGAGCTGATCGACCGGCTGCACGAGGCCCGGCACCGGGTCCAGGCGGTGGTGATCAATCCCGGTGCCCTGACCCACTACAGTCTGGCCCTGCACGACGCCATCAAGGCCGTAGATCTGCCTGCGGTAGAAGTCCATCTCAGCAACATATACGCGCGTGAAGACTTCCGCCGTCTTTCGGTGGTGGCGCCGGCGGCCACCGGCCAGATTGCCGGTTTCGGGGTGATGAGCTATTTGCTGGCCCTGGAGGCGGCTGTCTACCTGGCGAAGGGAGAGCCGCCGTCCTAG
- a CDS encoding stage III sporulation protein AF, with protein MLEVLADAVRTVVLVVLLAVFVEMLLPSGDMARFVRLVMGLFVVAVVLGAVWQLVPGLGAVISGQRPEGVEEVSATGVQALQDYYREAAWQLMEEQVGRQVGTLLAEYPQFAVLGVRVVADGEWSWGQIPRLRGLEVRLGPGEGLPTTDEVRTRALEEVKSRLAQSFGLSPERVEVRWQGQPAGRSE; from the coding sequence GTGCTCGAGGTACTCGCCGACGCGGTGCGCACGGTGGTTCTGGTGGTACTTCTGGCCGTGTTCGTGGAGATGCTTCTGCCCTCCGGAGATATGGCCCGTTTCGTGCGCCTGGTGATGGGTCTATTCGTGGTGGCGGTTGTCCTGGGGGCCGTTTGGCAGTTGGTGCCCGGCCTGGGCGCGGTGATTTCCGGGCAGAGGCCAGAAGGGGTGGAGGAGGTCTCCGCTACGGGGGTACAGGCGTTGCAGGATTATTACCGGGAGGCGGCCTGGCAATTGATGGAGGAGCAGGTGGGCCGGCAGGTGGGGACCTTGCTGGCCGAGTACCCGCAGTTCGCCGTTCTGGGGGTGAGAGTGGTGGCCGACGGGGAATGGAGCTGGGGCCAGATCCCTCGCCTGCGCGGCCTGGAAGTCCGCCTGGGTCCGGGTGAGGGTTTGCCGACCACGGACGAAGTCCGGACCCGAGCCCTGGAAGAGGTAAAATCCAGGTTGGCGCAATCCTTCGGTCTTTCCCCGGAACGGGTGGAGGTGCGCTGGCAGGGGCAGCCGGCAGGCCGGAGCGAGTAA
- a CDS encoding Xaa-Pro peptidase family protein, with protein sequence MLSLGEETYRRRQGRILKGLEDVGAEAFLVTCPENCFYLSGFSGEGVLTVSPAGSWLLTDFRYLETAEEEVRAAEPVRIEGGWVQAVRKLAQDRGWRRVAFESRHLTYDRYRELTEALAPASLVPTAGLVEGLRRVKEEAEIERLREAARLTDAAFAHLVERVRPGLTERELALEIDCFLRRNGSEGVSFPTIVAAGPRSARPHALPGNEPVREGDLLLADFGAVWLGYHGDLTRTVAVARAGEKEREVYAVVLAAQEKALAAVRPGVSGAEIDTLAREEISRAGYGDCFGHRLGHGVGLAVHEEPGLGGEEVILEPGMVVTVEPGIYVPGWGGVRIEDLVLVTENGAEVLSRAPKNFLIVGR encoded by the coding sequence ATGCTGAGTCTGGGGGAGGAAACCTACCGGCGGCGCCAGGGCCGGATACTGAAAGGGCTAGAGGACGTCGGGGCCGAGGCTTTTCTGGTCACCTGCCCGGAGAACTGCTTTTACCTGAGCGGTTTTTCCGGAGAGGGCGTACTGACGGTCTCGCCCGCCGGCTCCTGGCTGTTAACCGATTTTCGCTATCTGGAGACGGCCGAGGAAGAGGTCAGGGCCGCCGAACCGGTGCGTATCGAGGGCGGCTGGGTGCAGGCGGTCAGGAAGCTGGCACAGGATCGGGGATGGCGCCGGGTAGCTTTTGAGTCCCGGCACCTGACCTACGACCGCTACCGGGAATTGACCGAGGCCCTGGCGCCGGCTTCCCTGGTGCCGACCGCAGGCCTGGTGGAGGGCCTGCGCCGGGTAAAGGAAGAGGCGGAGATAGAGCGGCTGCGCGAGGCGGCGCGGCTGACGGACGCCGCCTTTGCCCACCTGGTAGAGCGGGTCCGGCCGGGCCTGACGGAACGGGAACTGGCCCTGGAAATCGACTGTTTCCTGCGCCGGAACGGATCGGAAGGGGTCTCTTTCCCTACTATTGTAGCTGCGGGGCCAAGGAGCGCCCGGCCCCATGCCCTTCCCGGTAACGAGCCGGTCAGGGAGGGAGACCTTCTCCTGGCCGATTTCGGGGCGGTTTGGCTGGGGTATCACGGCGACCTCACCCGCACGGTGGCGGTGGCCCGGGCGGGAGAGAAGGAGCGAGAGGTCTACGCCGTGGTACTGGCCGCCCAGGAGAAGGCGCTGGCCGCCGTGCGTCCCGGGGTTAGCGGGGCGGAAATAGACACCCTGGCCCGGGAGGAGATTTCCCGGGCGGGCTACGGGGACTGCTTCGGGCACCGCCTCGGTCACGGCGTGGGCCTGGCGGTACACGAGGAGCCGGGCTTGGGCGGCGAGGAGGTCATCCTGGAACCGGGCATGGTGGTCACCGTGGAGCCGGGAATCTATGTGCCCGGCTGGGGCGGCGTGCGTATAGAAGACCTGGTGCTGGTAACCGAGAACGGGGCCGAGGTGCTTTCGCGGGCCCCCAAGAACTTTCTAATCGTGGGAAGGTGA